The Henckelia pumila isolate YLH828 chromosome 2, ASM3356847v2, whole genome shotgun sequence genome includes a window with the following:
- the LOC140881529 gene encoding uncharacterized protein: protein MNEQAAMMKQQQLMNMNQNMIGMNQMNPHQQPQPQMAPMNMSYGMWAPPSQFHNPNPSTMQLPHSTFNKALGPRNTWKGKKVDKRRKDQQKSLMAGSNAGGIGGGVNTTGVGSSNFNNYKPPTLNELQYQNQLKTRKFFPKKKYNKNYTTHMNVGGTNNNNNSRSAPFAPRNTTSFLIRAKKSGGIASLVSPCPVTPAVLPTPTFSPSREVLVDMAKEEWGVDGYGSMKGLIRLRSPGHEIEAHEDEEEDEGCSSESDVEEHVEVERRLDHDLSRFEMLYNPNSVGGMDHHNVLENRVDDQDTHIAQLEEENLILKERLFLMERDLGDLRRRMRRLEWRGNRGDELNEEVVENESENENESHGDEAHSTEDNDEDFSEENVQGDGCFIGKGADRQSAKGFEVAASTEKDVVLNLEDKEPLRGYKNDKLADTEGKETTKNDEFSEANQTEKASEAAPDTEAENKDENMTEREEVEAHENANAESSDRLAPDACMENDGVAKDSEVTEKVAAN, encoded by the exons ATGAACGAGCAAGCAGCAATGATGAAGCAACAGCAATTGATGAACATGAATCAGAATATGATCGGTATGAATCAAATGAATCCACACCAACAGCCTCAGCCACAG ATGGCCCCTATGAATATGAGTTATGGCATGTGGGCTCCTCCGTCACAGTTTCATAACCCTAATCCTAGTACAATGCAACTGCCACATTCTACATTTAATAAAGCATTGGGGCCAAGGAATACTTGGAAGGGCAAAAAGGTAGACAAGAGGAGAAAGGATCAGCAGAAGTCCTTAATGGCTGGCTCTAATGCTGGTGGAATTGGTGGAGGTGTCAATACCACCGGTGTTGGAAGTTCGAATTTTAATAACTACAAGCCTCCAACTTTGAATGAGttgcagtatcagaatcaattAAAGACCCGGAAATTCTTTCCGAAAAAGAAGTATAATAAGAACTATACAACACATATGAATGTCGGCGGTactaacaacaacaataatagcAGATCTGCTCCATTTGCTCCAAGGAATACTACTTCTTTTTTAATCAGAGCAAAGAAGAGCGGCGGCATCGCCTCCTTAGTTTCTCCATGTCCAGTGACCCCTGCAGTTTTGCCGACTCCGACATTCTCTCCATCCAGGGAGGTTTTGGTGGATATGGCTAAGGAAGAATGGGGTGTAGATGGATATGGGTCAATGAAGGGGTTGATTAGGTTAAGATCGCCTGGGCATGAAATCGAGGCTCATGAGGATGAGGAGGAAGATGAAGGGTGTTCCAGCGAGAGTGATGTGGAGGAGCACGTCGAGGTGGAGAGGAGATTGGATCATGACTTGAGCCGTTTCGAGATGCTATATAATCCAAACTCTGTTGGTGGGATGGATCATCATAATGTGCTGGAGAATCGAGTGGATGATCAGGATACCCATATTGCTCAACTGGAGGAGGAGAATCTGATTTTGAAGGAAAGATTGTTCTTGATGGAGAGGGATTTGGGTGATTTGAGAAGGCGGATGCGGCGTCTAGAATGGAGGGGAAACAGAGGTGATGAGCTTAATGAGGAGGTAGTAGAGAACGAATCTGAAAATGAGAACGAGAGCCATGGTGACGAAGCTCATTCGACAGAGGACAATGATGAAGATTTCAGTGAAGAGAACGTTCAGGGAGATGGATGTTTCATAGGGAAAGGAGCCGATCGCCAGAGTGCTAAAGGTTTTGAAGTGGCTGCAAGTACAGAGAAGGATGTTGTATTAAATCTTGAAGATAAAGAACCCCTTAGAGGTTACAAGAATGATAAACTTGCAGATACTGAAGGGAAAGAAACAACTAAGAATGATGAGTTTAGTGAAGCAAACCAGACTGAGAAAGCATCTGAAGCTGCTCCAGATACAGAAGCGGAAAATAAAGATGAAAACATGACTGAACGTGAAGAAGTAGAGGCACATGAGAACGCTAATGCTGAATCTTCTGACCGTTTAGCACCAGATGCTTGTATGGAAAATGATGGAGTTGCAAAAGATAGTGAGGTTACGGAGAAGGTGGCTGCAAATTAA
- the LOC140879806 gene encoding uncharacterized protein isoform X1 — MASSSSQTENLALTPRAPSTVALSPIPGSVRVLKTPLTDDVLWKRLKESGFDEESIKRRDKAALIAYIAKLEAEIYEHQHHMGLLILEKKDWLSKFEEAKSAAESTELKYKRLQASHVSDLADAKKREDGLRKALEIEKECLKNIEKTLHEMRAEYAEVKVAAESKYAEAQNMVEDANNKLSEADEKRRSAEFLELEANRYHQIAERKLHEVQEREDDLRRRMTALKSEFDAKEKDIQHERLSLSERQKAQQLTQERLLEGQGLLNQREEHVFTRTQELERFEKKLEDLKFRLEKDQRSLNEEKLSLELRASSLSAREEAAIKKECDLLKKEEHLLLLQAKLASKESNNVQEVISNHEATLQKRNSAFEAELVNRRKLIEDEMNVKRRVWELRELDMRQREDYISERELELDAESKRLQEREKEVEERSSLVEEKEKNLFTAEEELESKKRSLQLEKEEISQKMIDLQKSLDSLEEKKKIINDAEEKVKAMKSETNESLVLELRLKEEIDAISAQKRELEAEADHLKEEQAKFEAEWELIDEKREELARQAEHIAEEKLIISKFLKDERESLTAERTAMRDQFKQDLESLSREREAFMSELEHERSEWFSKFQKERADFLLDMELQKEELENRVSKRREEVESYLKEREMEIEEDKKKELQHINSLKETVQKELEHVNSEMKRLDTERKEINLDREKRDQEWAELNSSIDELKVQREKLEKQRELLRADREEILAQIDSLKKLEDLKDRLDSIAEKEMHLSTLQANIQRSSSFLNPLNELALDQNGNISNGFDHDITKSQKSSSPITASFSWLKRCADTLLEQRPSNKKRRKEKDMTTQLEVEAATLRLREKLSAPKIDNAVVPFDQTLDGAEKTRVCIDKVITIQEVTTTVAVERTIGDSKETASQQGNEKAENNGCLEMLTNGKI; from the exons ATGGCTAGCTCTAGTTCTCAAACGGAGAATTTAGCATTGACTCCCAGGGCACCTTCCACCGTTGCACTTTCTCCGATTCCGGGTTCAGTTAGGGTTTTGAAAACCCCTTTGACCGATGACGTTTTGTGGAAACGGTTGAAAGAATCAGGCTTTGATGAAGAGTCCATTAAACGGAGGGATAAAGCTGCGTTAATAGCTTACATCGCGAAACTTGAAGCTGAG ATATATGAGCACCAACATCACATGGGCCTTCTCATTCTGGAGAAAAAGGATTGGCTTTCAAAGTTCGAGGAAGCAAAATCTGCGGCTGAATCCACTGAACTGAAGTATAAGCGGTTACAGGCTTCTCATGTCTCTGATTTGGCTGATGCCAAGAAGCGGGAAGATGGTCTTAGGAAGGCACTTGAAATTGAGAAAGAATGTCTTAAGAAT ATTGAGAAGACATTGCATGAGATGCGGGCGGAATATGCTGAGGTGAAAGTTGCTGCAGAAAGTAAATATGCTGAGGCACAAAATATGGTGGAAGATGCTAATAATAAGTTGTCAGAGGCAGATGAGAAACGGAGATCGGCTGAATTTTTGGAATTAGAGGCGAATCGCTACCATCAAATCGCTGAAAGGAAGTTGCATGAAGTTCAAGAACGTGAAGATGATTTAAGGAGGCGTATGACGGCATTGAAGTCCGA GTTTGATGCCAAAGAGAAAGACATCCAGCATGAGAGGCTATCCCTATCCGAAAGGCAGAAAGCTCAGCAGCTTACACAAGAAAGACTACTTGAAGGACAGGGCTTGCTAAACCAGAGAGAGGAACACGTCTTCACTAGAACTCAAGAGTTGGAGAGATTTGAAAAGAAGTTGGAGGATTTGAAGTTTCGCTTGGAGAAAGACCAAAGATCCCTGAATGAGGAAAAACTATCCCTGGAATTGAGAGCAAGTTCTTTATCAGCAAGAGAGGAG GCTGCCATCAAAAAAGAGTGCGATCTTCTCAAGAAGGAGGAACATTTACTTCTGTTACAAGCTAAACTTGCCAGCAAAGAATCT AATAATGTCCAAGAAGTAATTTCTAATCATGAAGCGACTCTTCAAAAGAGGAACTCTGCTTTTGAGGCAGAATTAGTTAATAGACGCAAATTGATAGAAGATGAAATGAATGTGAAGAGACGTGTATGGGAGTTGAGAGAGTTAGATATGAGGCAAAGGGAGGATTATATCTCAGAAAGAGAACTTGAACTGGATGCTGAATCAAAACGTCTTCAAGAACGTGAAAAAGAAGTGGAGGAGAGGTCAAGTTTAGTTGAAGAGAAAGAGAAGAATCTTTTCACCGCTGAAGAAGAGTTGGAATCGAAGAAACGCTCTCTCCAACTGGAGAAAGAAGAGATCAGTCAGAAAATGATTGACCTTCAAAAGTCTTTGGATTCTCTggaggagaaaaaaaaaattattaatgatgCAGAAGAGAAAGTGAAGGCGATGAAGAGTGAAACAAATGAATCTCTCGTACTTGAATTGAGACtcaaagaagagattgacgcTATAAGTGCTCAAAAGCGGGAACTTGAGGCTGAGGCAGATCACTTAAAAGAAGAGCAGGCGAAATTTGAAGCTGAGTGGGAGTTAATTGATGAGAAAAGAGAGGAGCTGGCAAGACAAGCCGAGCATATTGCTGAAGAGAAGTTAATCATCTCTAAATTTCTGAAGGATGAGCGCGAGAGTTTGACAGCAGAGAGGACTGCAATGAGAGACCAATTTAAACAAGATCTTGAGTCACTTTCCCGTGAGCGTGAAGCATTTATGAGTGAACTTGAGCATGAACGCTCTGAGTGGTTCAGTAAGTTTCAGAAAGAACGTGCGGATTTCTTGCTCGATATGGAGTTGCAGAAAGAAGAGCTGGAGAATCGTGTTAGTAAAAGACGTGAGGAAGTTGAGAGCTATCTTAAAGAAAGAGAAATGGAGATTGAGGAAGACAAAAAGAAAGAACTCCAACATATTAATTCTCTCAAAGAAACTGTGCAAAAGGAACTAGAACATGTTAACTCTGAAATGAAGAGACTTGATACTGAAAGAAAGGAAATAAATCTGGATCGGGAGAAGAGGGACCAGGAATGGGCAGAGCTGAATAGTTCTATAGATGAGCTTAAGGTGCAGAGAGAGAAGCTGGAGAAACAAAGGGAATTGCTACGTGCAGATAGAGAGGAAATTCTTGCTCAGATAGATAGTTTGAAAAAACTGGAAGATTTAAAAGACAGATTAGATAGTATTGCTGAAAAGGAAATGCACCTATCCACTTTGCAGGCAAATATTCAGAGATCTTCTAGTTTTTTGAATCCCCTAAATGAATTAGCCTTGGATCAAAATGGTAACATTAGCAATGGGTTTGATCATGATATAACGAAGTCTCAGAAGTCATCTTCGCCTATCACTGCTTCTTTTTCGTGGCTGAAACGGTGTGCCGATACCTTGCTGGAGCAAAGACCAAGTAACAAAAAGAGAAGGAAAGAGAAAGATATGACAACACAACTTGAAGTAGAAGCTGCCACCCTACG TTTGCGTGAGAAACTAAGCGCGCCCAAGATTGATAATGCTGTGGTGCCATTTGATCAGACTCTCGATGGTGCAGAAAAAACAAGAGTATGTATAGACAAAGTCATCACTATTCAAGAAGTAACAACAACAGTTGCCGTTGAAAGAACCATAGGGGACTCCAAG GAAACTGCATCCCAACAGGGCAATGAAAAAGCAGAGAACAATGGCTGCTTAGAGATGTTAACAAATGGCAAGATTTGA
- the LOC140879806 gene encoding uncharacterized protein isoform X2, whose protein sequence is MASSSSQTENLALTPRAPSTVALSPIPGSVRVLKTPLTDDVLWKRLKESGFDEESIKRRDKAALIAYIAKLEAEIYEHQHHMGLLILEKKDWLSKFEEAKSAAESTELKYKRLQASHVSDLADAKKREDGLRKALEIEKECLKNIEKTLHEMRAEYAEVKVAAESKYAEAQNMVEDANNKLSEADEKRRSAEFLELEANRYHQIAERKLHEVQEREDDLRRRMTALKSEFDAKEKDIQHERLSLSERQKAQQLTQERLLEGQGLLNQREEHVFTRTQELERFEKKLEDLKFRLEKDQRSLNEEKLSLELRASSLSAREEAAIKKECDLLKKEEHLLLLQAKLASKESNNVQEVISNHEATLQKRNSAFEAELVNRRKLIEDEMNVKRRVWELRELDMRQREDYISERELELDAESKRLQEREKEVEERSSLVEEKEKNLFTAEEELESKKRSLQLEKEEISQKMIDLQKSLDSLEEKKKIINDAEEKVKAMKSETNESLVLELRLKEEIDAISAQKRELEAEADHLKEEQAKFEAEWELIDEKREELARQAEHIAEEKLIISKFLKDERESLTAERTAMRDQFKQDLESLSREREAFMSELEHERSEWFSKFQKERADFLLDMELQKEELENRVSKRREEVESYLKEREMEIEEDKKKELQHINSLKETVQKELEHVNSEMKRLDTERKEINLDREKRDQEWAELNSSIDELKVQREKLEKQRELLRADREEILAQIDSLKKLEDLKDRLDSIAEKEMHLSTLQANIQRSSSFLNPLNELALDQNGNISNGFDHDITKSQKSSSPITASFSWLKRCADTLLEQRPSNKKRRKEKDMTTQLEVEAATLRLREKLSAPKIDNAVVPFDQTLDGAEKTRVCIDKVITIQEVTTTVAVERTIGDSKMAEFYTGNCIPTGQ, encoded by the exons ATGGCTAGCTCTAGTTCTCAAACGGAGAATTTAGCATTGACTCCCAGGGCACCTTCCACCGTTGCACTTTCTCCGATTCCGGGTTCAGTTAGGGTTTTGAAAACCCCTTTGACCGATGACGTTTTGTGGAAACGGTTGAAAGAATCAGGCTTTGATGAAGAGTCCATTAAACGGAGGGATAAAGCTGCGTTAATAGCTTACATCGCGAAACTTGAAGCTGAG ATATATGAGCACCAACATCACATGGGCCTTCTCATTCTGGAGAAAAAGGATTGGCTTTCAAAGTTCGAGGAAGCAAAATCTGCGGCTGAATCCACTGAACTGAAGTATAAGCGGTTACAGGCTTCTCATGTCTCTGATTTGGCTGATGCCAAGAAGCGGGAAGATGGTCTTAGGAAGGCACTTGAAATTGAGAAAGAATGTCTTAAGAAT ATTGAGAAGACATTGCATGAGATGCGGGCGGAATATGCTGAGGTGAAAGTTGCTGCAGAAAGTAAATATGCTGAGGCACAAAATATGGTGGAAGATGCTAATAATAAGTTGTCAGAGGCAGATGAGAAACGGAGATCGGCTGAATTTTTGGAATTAGAGGCGAATCGCTACCATCAAATCGCTGAAAGGAAGTTGCATGAAGTTCAAGAACGTGAAGATGATTTAAGGAGGCGTATGACGGCATTGAAGTCCGA GTTTGATGCCAAAGAGAAAGACATCCAGCATGAGAGGCTATCCCTATCCGAAAGGCAGAAAGCTCAGCAGCTTACACAAGAAAGACTACTTGAAGGACAGGGCTTGCTAAACCAGAGAGAGGAACACGTCTTCACTAGAACTCAAGAGTTGGAGAGATTTGAAAAGAAGTTGGAGGATTTGAAGTTTCGCTTGGAGAAAGACCAAAGATCCCTGAATGAGGAAAAACTATCCCTGGAATTGAGAGCAAGTTCTTTATCAGCAAGAGAGGAG GCTGCCATCAAAAAAGAGTGCGATCTTCTCAAGAAGGAGGAACATTTACTTCTGTTACAAGCTAAACTTGCCAGCAAAGAATCT AATAATGTCCAAGAAGTAATTTCTAATCATGAAGCGACTCTTCAAAAGAGGAACTCTGCTTTTGAGGCAGAATTAGTTAATAGACGCAAATTGATAGAAGATGAAATGAATGTGAAGAGACGTGTATGGGAGTTGAGAGAGTTAGATATGAGGCAAAGGGAGGATTATATCTCAGAAAGAGAACTTGAACTGGATGCTGAATCAAAACGTCTTCAAGAACGTGAAAAAGAAGTGGAGGAGAGGTCAAGTTTAGTTGAAGAGAAAGAGAAGAATCTTTTCACCGCTGAAGAAGAGTTGGAATCGAAGAAACGCTCTCTCCAACTGGAGAAAGAAGAGATCAGTCAGAAAATGATTGACCTTCAAAAGTCTTTGGATTCTCTggaggagaaaaaaaaaattattaatgatgCAGAAGAGAAAGTGAAGGCGATGAAGAGTGAAACAAATGAATCTCTCGTACTTGAATTGAGACtcaaagaagagattgacgcTATAAGTGCTCAAAAGCGGGAACTTGAGGCTGAGGCAGATCACTTAAAAGAAGAGCAGGCGAAATTTGAAGCTGAGTGGGAGTTAATTGATGAGAAAAGAGAGGAGCTGGCAAGACAAGCCGAGCATATTGCTGAAGAGAAGTTAATCATCTCTAAATTTCTGAAGGATGAGCGCGAGAGTTTGACAGCAGAGAGGACTGCAATGAGAGACCAATTTAAACAAGATCTTGAGTCACTTTCCCGTGAGCGTGAAGCATTTATGAGTGAACTTGAGCATGAACGCTCTGAGTGGTTCAGTAAGTTTCAGAAAGAACGTGCGGATTTCTTGCTCGATATGGAGTTGCAGAAAGAAGAGCTGGAGAATCGTGTTAGTAAAAGACGTGAGGAAGTTGAGAGCTATCTTAAAGAAAGAGAAATGGAGATTGAGGAAGACAAAAAGAAAGAACTCCAACATATTAATTCTCTCAAAGAAACTGTGCAAAAGGAACTAGAACATGTTAACTCTGAAATGAAGAGACTTGATACTGAAAGAAAGGAAATAAATCTGGATCGGGAGAAGAGGGACCAGGAATGGGCAGAGCTGAATAGTTCTATAGATGAGCTTAAGGTGCAGAGAGAGAAGCTGGAGAAACAAAGGGAATTGCTACGTGCAGATAGAGAGGAAATTCTTGCTCAGATAGATAGTTTGAAAAAACTGGAAGATTTAAAAGACAGATTAGATAGTATTGCTGAAAAGGAAATGCACCTATCCACTTTGCAGGCAAATATTCAGAGATCTTCTAGTTTTTTGAATCCCCTAAATGAATTAGCCTTGGATCAAAATGGTAACATTAGCAATGGGTTTGATCATGATATAACGAAGTCTCAGAAGTCATCTTCGCCTATCACTGCTTCTTTTTCGTGGCTGAAACGGTGTGCCGATACCTTGCTGGAGCAAAGACCAAGTAACAAAAAGAGAAGGAAAGAGAAAGATATGACAACACAACTTGAAGTAGAAGCTGCCACCCTACG TTTGCGTGAGAAACTAAGCGCGCCCAAGATTGATAATGCTGTGGTGCCATTTGATCAGACTCTCGATGGTGCAGAAAAAACAAGAGTATGTATAGACAAAGTCATCACTATTCAAGAAGTAACAACAACAGTTGCCGTTGAAAGAACCATAGGGGACTCCAAG ATGGCTGAATTTTATACAGGAAACTGCATCCCAACAGGGCAATGA